The stretch of DNA ACTGCAATTTGACAAACAAGAAATTTCCATTTTGATAAACTGTTGCCAATTTCTCCATGAGATGGAGAATGCACCCTCCTCCTCCCTTATTCTTTATAGgcataattataatatatgttttcCTAACTCAGTTTACATTTTCCTTTTCAACTAAATAGGAACCCACAATATATGGAGTAACTAACTTATTTTGATTAGTTTTCTGGCTAAGAGCAAGGATATGTTTCATAAGAATGTTCTCTGTACCCTGTTCTATGGCGTGTTTCTACTGACCAAAACACATTTTTATGTGACATGCGTATCCTTTAttctattttgaaatataattttccATGTGGCCTTTTATTTGGAACTCTGAACACAAAGTTTATACAGCATCTCTATTGACTTGGTCTTTGTTTGCAAGTTTGGAGGGGGAGGGTTTTGAAAAATAGAAGGAACAAAGCCCTCCTCTCCAAACTCGCAAACAAAGCCTTAGGGTTAACTcctctcttcttcttctgatCCTGACTTTTGGAAGGTATCTTATCCAACTCTTTCTTTTTGACCCTTAAACAAACACCACTAATCTTGCCCTACTAGGTAAGATCGACTATATGGATcaaacaatgattttatattctatcaaaaatcaaaattctggAATTAGATCAATATCACTTTCAATGATTTCACTTGAGCTTTTTTCCTTAATATTCCACTACTACACAATGAGTTATCGTCCACTTAATAAACATTTCCATTTTGTGGTCTTTGTTGAGCAACAATTACCAATATCAGCCGATTTTTGTTATAGACATTGAAGCCGTGGATGCTGACTTCAGGAGCTTCTTTAACAAATCCAATTGTGGTCACAAATAATCCCTGCACAGTTaatccaaaaaagaaaagaccAAATCAAATTATAGCTAGCGCTTATTCCTTGGTTCAACTACTTAGTCCATAATATTTGAAACACTAACTACTTGAATCATGGCatacatttaaatataaaacaattaatATGACCATGCAGTTCAATCTTTGCTGTCCCCATTCttctatataaaaattaaaatttcagtacaaaataGAATGGAACGGTGCATTCTCCGGTAAATCTCCACACAAGTCCAAAGGGCTCTTGCATTAGAGGGGACGTATTGTTAGATATGAAACCATTCATGCACTCTTAAACTTTTAAGATAATTGGTCATGACAAAGCCTATGTAGCCTGTCAAAAACCAACTCTTCTAAAAGCTCAAGCTGTTAGCCTGTCATGTAAGGAAAGGGTCGTAAATGATTTCATATCTATAACATAGCCAAGATGATTTTTCACAGTGAATATAGATAACAAAATCAATAGTTAGATATGAACCTCTTCGGAACCACCATTTTGTGGTCTATACACGATGAACTCAGTATCTTTGAGATCATCTGCTAAGTTACGAAGCTTCACAGCTTTCCCTCGCAATATGATTCTAAAACTTTTTGGTACCGGCAAGTACAATATAGACAAGTAATCCTATTGAACATAGGAAATGTTATTAGTTTTAGAAAATCCAATGTTTTATGCAGCATTTATGGATAGTTTTCTAAATCAAGCATACACGTAAAGAATATTGAAGCCGGTTAGCTATATGTTGCTCATTTACTCTCTTCCAGGCTGGAAGCGTACTAATCTTCTTCCTATCTCCAGAAATAAGAATATCCTGCATCCAAATTATCAGAAGTTACCGCTATAAGTAATGAATTTTATAACAGATGGAAAGCCAAAAACAGTAAAATCAATAGCAAAAATTACAACCTCAGGATCAGTATCAAAGTCTAGTTCTAAATTCCCATCATCATTGAACCATAAATTGAAGACAATAATTTTCGTACCGTGATGATTTTCAATGTCGTCAAACTGCAAAAGAGAGAAGAATATTAAAAGAGGGTAAATCAtaatcttttgtcaaaaaataaataaatcataaagtGATATGCTTAGTCTACTTAGATGGCAACAAACATTATAGACTGACTTGATATGGTACACTAACCAGTTTACAAAGATTTTAGAAGCAAATTTCTCAACTTGGTTATCTGCAAATCCCAAAATCTAAATTTCACAATAATGCCCTATTAAAGCAGATATCATTGCAGAAGATCTATGTAGTCTATCTGAAATTAGCAATAGAAAGAGTAACACCCTAAAACATCAGTAAGCCGATCGACTAAACGCCTCAGCAAATCACCAATGTAAAGCAAATAATTATCCCCTATAAAAGGATCCCCTGGCTTTCAACTTTAAAATCTGACCATAACTACCATCTGAAGCCTAAGATGGCAAGAAAACTAAACATCCCTTACTTTTTACCAGCTATAAccttaaaaaaatagacaaccaTGTAAGTATAACACTATTACATCTGTCCCTAAACATAAGCCCCCTTTCACCAATtcataagaataaaaaaaagaaggtaacCGGcacccccgcaagtgggcggtgggactGGTGTCCCTCGGATTAGTAGGTCCTTGGGCCAGATACcgagtcttaaaaaaaaaggtattctAGTTTTTCGGACTCGtttaaatatgttcattttCCAAAATTTTCCTAAAAAATTTCGGActcatttttctaaaaaatactccctccggtcctttttataatatAGACCGGATACATTAATTCttcaatgaatctagaaaggtgaattgtctcttataaaaaggaccagagggagtaatAATTAATCCATCTAGTAGTGGAAAGGAGTTTATAAAAAGGGATatgcaaaaaaatcaaaaaggaTTGTATGTAGGGATTGGCATTCTACAATTATAAATTGCAGTCCTAACTCTCAAAGAagccaaacaaatattttaaggaATAGGATAGTCAAATTGATAAATATTTAAGCAATATATTATCTAGGATAATGTAAAAGTGAAGGCAAAGAAAAAAATGGCAAACATTCAATGTAGTTTATAAGCTCAAGAGATACAAAAAGTTATGGTATTTGGAACAATTAAGCTGGAACTGAAAGTATACAATCATTCAATATGTTCTGAAAGAACAATGTAATTATCATGGATGGTGGGAAAATTTCCGAAACTGACTTGTTTCACAATTTCTGCTTCTGATAGAAATGGAGACCAGTCCAGCAGCAAGGACATATTAGACGTAAAATGCTCTTGGTGATTTAGTTTTTCCAGGTATCCTGTTGATGTATTACACTTATAACTTACCTGAAATTAAATCATCACCTAGTTGCATCAATTGGAAATACTAGAGTAGAAACTTCATTGTATCAAAGGGTTATCAGCATAAGGAGAATACAAGAAATGCATCACAACATCATGATGGATgacataacaggataaatgctGGGAATAAGGCTcagaaaatttctttttcaaatagGTTAAATGATATATGATAACTCTTTCATATGCAGATTTTTAGTGTCGTTTtagtctttatttattttacttatcATATGTTGTTGCTAATTATGGGAGTTACTTGAATAAATTGTAACTTTGTAGTTCTTTAATCAATGAGGTATAAATTGCTGCAATCATATTTAAGGGTTTTTACACGAAAACCCCTATCATGCTTGGATTTTGGGACCTGAGGAAGACGGCTCCAGCATAGTGGAGGCACCAAAAAGTTGAAGATTCATCTTTGGAAACAAGAAAATGAATATTCAATGGATTCCTACATGTGTATTGTCATATTTTTCATGTTGCTTATTTCCATGAACATGAATAGCTAAATTTCTTAGACTAGGATTAGATGAACCTCCTGGAAACTATTGTGCGATTGAACTCTCGTTGTTTTAGATATACGCAATTGAACTTATTTTAAACGTTCTGCAATTTACTTTTGGTTACTAAAATTATTGCTGCTGCTTACTTTTCACCTAGGTAAAATTAACTTTGTTGCgcaataaataaaaacacaacCCTTGGGGTGACAATCATTCTTATCACTGTTACTAGATATCAACTTGGTATACTtgtcaaattgttttcaataTATAATTGCCATGCAACTATTTTGGCAACAAAATCAGCATAGCAAAgaaaattagtattttaattaaaGCACTATATAGAACTGGAAGTAGTAAAAATGTGAAATACTACTCACCATGGGCACTACAATTCTGTCAAGCTGTGCTCGCGTCAAGAATGTATAAGATAGAAGTCCAATGCTTTTTGTACATGCCCTGATCAACACAGACAATCagtatttaatgttttttaagaAAAAGGCAACCTGGGgacaaaaaagagaaaagatgGCAAATTATCTTTCTTTGGCATAATTTTACATATTGTTGCGAACCTTCCCCGCCATTCCTTCATGTGAGTAGGTGAAGATAACATAGAAAGAGTGACTgaaaaaactaataaacttGTAATGATGAACACAATGTCATGATTTTTAGGaagaagaaaattaatttttgtttggttGTGCTCTACTGctcttgatttattttttagaaaactattctataaaataatattgaaaagctatttttcaaaacaaataaaatccaTTTAGTAATATTAATTTCAAAACAGGTTTACAgatgagaggaaaaaaaactgcTAGAGGGAATGATGATGGGGGACAACACAGTGGTGAACGATACTGGGGTGGCAAGGCAACTGTAATGGTGTTAGGTGATGGTGGCAACAACAGTGGAGGGTGTCGGCCGGTGCAGCAGTAGTGGAGGTTGTTAGGTTATGGTAGCAACCATGGTTATCAATATCTTACAATACACGTGAGTTGTCTCTCGAATCGTTACAAAAATGATCTAAAATAATATGAATCTCTAGTGTGTCAAATTTGAACATGAATCTCGTCTTGAATTACGTTTCAATTTGTTGAATCTCGATTTAAAATGATGAATCACTACCTATTTTCAGGGTAGCCCACCCAcaactttgtttttgttaattttgtacAACCACACACTTTGCTTTTGTCGTTTGATTTATGACTTAGAATCTTGAATTATTTTGAGGTTAGTAGATGTAATACGAGCTTATAATTTTGCTGTGTCaattatttttacttaaaagtatcaattttatTAGTAATGTATCTTATGATTTCATAATATGATTCGATTCACAAATCGAAAAAGTAGGTCTTCcgattaaaatttgaatttctatgTCAGTATAGTAGGAAACACAGTGCATAAAAAAGATATAACGTAAATTCATGCGAAATTctgtactcaaacccttacataTCATTCATGTGGCAGCTGAAGACAATTGCATCTGCGCCCAGTCTCATACTACCAGTCTTGAAACCATTTCCATCTGCAAGGccaaattgaaaaataaatataaaagaaaaaccaaataCTTTGAATAAAGAATGCCAGAGTCCATACACTGTCCAATTGCAAAATTTGACATCTTATCCGAAAATCCAAAGCTCATGCAACGCCGCATTGCTTCTGGATCCATTCCATTACCATTGTCTGTTTGCCAGTGTCAGCACAAAATCAACTAAAATATATGTcaaaatacacacacacacacacacaaaaacacaattatTCAGAAGTAAGAACTTAGAAAGTAGTATGTCACACAGGATACAGAAGTAGGATTTTAAAATAACAGCCTATAAACTTTTATAATTGATGAGTAGCATAAGCAATATACCTTGAATCAACAATGCTGGACTTCCATCCTTCGGATTTAAAATCTTATCCACCATAACAGAAGTAGCCCCATTTTGGATCTAATTTAtgaacaaaagtaaaaaatgcaatctcaaataagaaaatgaaatgCAAAATATTGAATGACACTTGAGAAATGGCAAAAGCACACAGCAATAAAGGTGATAGATATTAAGATTTAACACAAACATATTCAATAAcaattaaagaataaaatatttgaataagATGAACCAAACGAATcatttatttctatttctataaaaGATAAATTGCTCTTTGTACTGCCTGCTTAAATCCAATGCCCTTCCTTGAAAGTTAGATTCTTACAATTTTTTGTAGTTCATatatttcaattcaattcaatggCAATGGCAATAGGGCAAAAATAAATAGGCTATGGAAATAACACAGAGGACTAAATAGTACAGTTTATATACTTCAAAACTTTTGGTTTCATGGTTCAAACATATGAAAAATCACCTCATCAAATGCGTTATCAAGAAGCTCGGCTATGGCTGCAGACACAAAAATGGAGGTAAATACCAACTCATAAAGAGAATCTCAAAGGTAAAGCATATAGAAGAATAGTGCAGACGAGATAAGTTGAAAAAGGCCTTTAGACATACCACCAAATACCCACTTATGTGAAGTGGCATTTGAGTGAAGGAACAAAGGGTGGACATGAAGATAGTTTTTTGCATCTGcaatccattttaaaaaataaaatacacattAGCAATCCAGAAAGTCAAACACAATGTGAACTACAGGCTACAAGCCACAAGCTTAATACATAGCATGTGAGATCTGAAAACTAAAGTAATCCATATGACTATGAGAATCAAAATGGAAAAGAATTGTTAGTAATCAACATTCTCTGAATATAACCTAGATTAACAGAACAATGGCAGGGATACATTACAACAATGGAACATGATagtagttaaatatattaatttgaaaaactTTATATTGGATTACGTTGGGAGCCGACTTTCGAACCAAGCCCATTATCATAGTTTCCTGCTTTCCAAAACTTCCTACAATCGGGTGTTGCAGAAAGTGGTTGTGGACTAGAAAGTCCGGATGTACCCGTATAACTACGGCACAAACTTTCACCACTGGATAGTATAGTTTCTTCAGAAACTTGATTAGTAGAATGACTTTGATACTTCTGATTTTTGGTTGATAATTCTTTGTTGGTCTGATGCGGGTTTACACTACTAACAGTTACAATGCCGTCCTCCCCTTCATCATCACTACATAAGTTCACAACCTCCATAACATCCATCTCTATAACTGTATGCATCACCAAAGCAAATATTAGTCATAAATCTGCTGATGCCattccaaaaaagaaaaagtcaaaAATCTGCtgattttttatgaataataaGTGTAATAAAGAGaacaaaacataaattttttgtaGAGGAGAATCGTCAAGCTTTTATTGCTTGGACTGTAACATAAACTTCAAATTCAAAGTATCCTTTAATCTTATAGCATaagtaagaaatttaaaaacaaaccGAACATTCAAAATGACTTAACAAACTCTCAATAACTACtagttataatttaattttcccctaaaaaaagttttcattttATTCAAACTACAAATATTTCAgcactttttcaacatgataaTCCCTTTTCTTAGTTCCCCTTTCAAAAATAATTGTAGTTCTTGCTCAGTATCAATTGAATACAACTAGAACATGTCGACattaatgaaatttatttatttttggttttcaccactaCTATTGCCGGCCTAGCCCACTGGACCGTCTAACCTCTTCGggatcagttctggcatcaagtggttccagcccccgcAGTTGGGGATGGAACCACATGCATGAAATTTAAATCACCacataaatattaataaaaaaatttctcgAAAGTTTCCAAATGAGTATCAACCTAGAAATATAAAAAGTAGCATAAACAATACCgagaaaatgaaaaggaaaaagtGAAAATAGCAACAGATTGAAGcatgatgaaatgaaaatgaaCAGAAACAAACAACTGTAGCTGAAAATGTGAAGTGtgattaaaaataatgaaatcaaAATGTACAGTGATTGATTGAAGTTGCATGCAAAAGTTTTTAGTAATTACATTGAGTTTTAAGTTTGAACAGAGAAACGATTTAGTGGCTAACCTAAATCGTTGAGTTGAACGCAGCGAGTTGAGAGTGATCGGAGAAATGAGTTAAGGTGGCAAGCAAGAAAGAGGAAAGAATGGTTTTTGACTGAAATTTCTCACACACAC from Trifolium pratense cultivar HEN17-A07 linkage group LG5, ARS_RC_1.1, whole genome shotgun sequence encodes:
- the LOC123884461 gene encoding protein MICRORCHIDIA 6-like, giving the protein MDVMEVVNLCSDDEGEDGIVTVSSVNPHQTNKELSTKNQKYQSHSTNQVSEETILSSGESLCRSYTGTSGLSSPQPLSATPDCRKFWKAGNYDNGLGSKVGSQHAKNYLHVHPLFLHSNATSHKWVFGAIAELLDNAFDEIQNGATSVMVDKILNPKDGSPALLIQDNGNGMDPEAMRRCMSFGFSDKMSNFAIGQYGNGFKTGSMRLGADAIVFSCHMNDMACTKSIGLLSYTFLTRAQLDRIVVPMVSYKCNTSTGYLEKLNHQEHFTSNMSLLLDWSPFLSEAEIVKQFDDIENHHGTKIIVFNLWFNDDGNLELDFDTDPEDILISGDRKKISTLPAWKRVNEQHIANRLQYSLRDYLSILYLPVPKSFRIILRGKAVKLRNLADDLKDTEFIVYRPQNGGSEEGLFVTTIGFVKEAPEVSIHGFNVYNKNRLILPFWPVVKDLINRGRGVVGILQADDVQPTHNKQDFEKTSLFQKLEMRLKDMTWEYWDLHCHKIGYQQKKRRNLAGPLNSSMKKSLVKENPVALDNCSSPVPVSNTQGGSEQTCLTKRKTRGFIDHREMKRQAAETNVTGLCCNQKVQTTASPADQTVDQQTVNLLEQKKKLIAKCSAFEKAEKELNLKVTELRNKLEEANLKYNRLLAEAEELDCLAEL